From the Atribacterota bacterium genome, one window contains:
- a CDS encoding PstS family phosphate ABC transporter substrate-binding protein produces the protein MVLVFVLGIASLGFAQKLVQIDGSSTVYLISEAVAEEFQKAYPNVKVVVGISGTGGGFKKFTRGETDISNASRPIKSSEMEAAQQNGIEYIEIPVAFDALAVVVNKDNDWAKSMTVEELKKLWEPESKVTMWSDIRPEWPKEKITLFGPGVDSGTFEYFTEAIVGEAGKCRGDFVASEDDNVLVQGVSQDKYALGYFGVAYYVENQDVLNAVAIDSGNGPVEPLPENVINNTYRPLARPLFIYVNKKSAERDEVARFVEFYLKHAARLAEEVGYVPLPEKAYELASKRFEKRKTGSVFGGKGATPGVSIEEILRKEGE, from the coding sequence ATGGTGTTGGTGTTTGTTCTCGGTATAGCGTCTTTAGGATTTGCTCAGAAACTGGTTCAAATCGATGGGTCGAGCACGGTGTACCTTATCAGCGAAGCTGTCGCTGAAGAATTTCAAAAAGCGTATCCGAATGTCAAGGTTGTAGTGGGAATTTCTGGAACCGGTGGTGGATTCAAAAAGTTCACTCGTGGAGAGACGGACATTAGCAATGCGTCACGACCCATTAAATCTTCAGAAATGGAAGCAGCGCAGCAGAATGGTATTGAATACATCGAGATTCCAGTTGCTTTCGATGCCCTGGCTGTGGTGGTCAACAAGGACAATGATTGGGCAAAATCCATGACGGTGGAAGAACTGAAAAAACTCTGGGAACCCGAGTCGAAGGTGACCATGTGGAGTGATATTCGTCCAGAATGGCCCAAGGAGAAGATTACCCTTTTTGGTCCTGGGGTGGATTCTGGTACCTTTGAGTACTTCACAGAAGCGATCGTGGGTGAGGCCGGTAAATGCCGTGGTGACTTTGTGGCCAGCGAAGATGATAATGTTCTGGTGCAGGGCGTGAGCCAGGACAAGTACGCTTTGGGGTACTTTGGTGTGGCGTACTATGTTGAGAATCAGGATGTACTCAATGCCGTGGCCATTGATAGCGGAAATGGTCCTGTAGAACCGCTTCCGGAGAACGTGATTAACAATACCTATCGACCCCTGGCAAGGCCGCTATTTATCTACGTGAACAAGAAAAGTGCTGAGCGGGATGAAGTGGCTCGATTCGTGGAATTCTATCTGAAGCACGCTGCGAGGTTGGCTGAGGAAGTTGGGTATGTGCCACTTCCGGAAAAAGCGTATGAGTTGGCCAGCAAACGTTTTGAAAAGAGAAAAACCGGTTCGGTTTTTGGTGGAAAGGGAGCTACACCTGGGGTGTCCATTGAGGAAATTTTACGGAAAGAGGGAGAATAG
- a CDS encoding AEC family transporter, translated as MQEFFQTTQGIFTILIILGIGYCLSRFGWIKKAESEFLTRFVVYITLPPYMVVNITTNFTRDSLLSLVKAIPVPFLSMFLSYLLATVLGRYLKIPTSRRGVFLVAFSFSNTIFVGLPVCQILFGESVTPFILLYYMVNTTFFWTLGALSIASSGNIYDDERFSLGKTIKRLCNPPFVAFFIGLVLVLFECPLPQIIFTTGMKIGNITTPLSLLCVGTTVDFKKIRLTKDLILVLLGRFIISPLFVLLVAELFPPPALVKEVFVVMSAMPVMMQASILARFYRADYEYATSMIAASTALSALIIPLLKMGIQRL; from the coding sequence GTGCAAGAGTTTTTCCAGACAACACAGGGCATTTTCACCATCCTCATCATTCTTGGGATTGGCTATTGCTTAAGTCGTTTCGGATGGATCAAAAAGGCAGAATCCGAGTTTTTAACCCGTTTCGTGGTGTATATCACGCTCCCTCCATATATGGTGGTGAACATCACCACGAACTTTACCAGAGATAGCTTGCTCAGTCTGGTAAAAGCCATCCCGGTCCCTTTTTTGTCAATGTTTTTATCGTACCTCCTTGCCACAGTCCTGGGGCGTTATCTCAAGATCCCTACAAGTCGCCGAGGAGTTTTCTTGGTTGCTTTCTCTTTTTCCAACACCATCTTTGTTGGACTTCCTGTATGTCAGATTCTTTTTGGGGAAAGCGTTACGCCGTTCATCTTACTGTACTACATGGTGAACACTACCTTCTTCTGGACCCTTGGCGCCTTAAGTATTGCCTCTTCAGGAAATATATATGATGATGAACGCTTTTCCCTGGGTAAAACTATAAAGCGGCTCTGTAACCCTCCGTTTGTGGCTTTCTTTATAGGATTGGTGCTCGTCCTTTTCGAGTGTCCTCTTCCCCAAATTATTTTTACCACTGGAATGAAAATTGGAAACATCACCACACCTTTATCGCTTCTCTGTGTTGGTACCACCGTGGACTTTAAGAAAATCCGGCTTACAAAAGATTTGATACTGGTCCTTCTGGGAAGGTTTATTATCTCCCCTTTGTTTGTACTCCTTGTGGCGGAGTTGTTCCCGCCTCCCGCGCTGGTAAAGGAAGTCTTCGTGGTGATGTCAGCCATGCCGGTTATGATGCAAGCGTCAATTCTTGCCCGCTTCTACCGAGCTGACTATGAGTACGCTACCAGCATGATCGCCGCATCAACCGCCCTCAGCGCACTGATTATTCCCCTGCTCAAAATGGGAATACAACGTCTATAA
- a CDS encoding ABC transporter permease, which produces MNKLLEKHEVFVAFIILGLVMVFGVINPNFFTRATLYDMLRSSVVMGIFGIGVLMVLVSGGIDISFTAIAAFCMYVTTRYLKGIGFEGSVLLAFAMSGALGILLGMINALLISSFKLPTLIVTLGTSNMFRGFMLAFIGTKIISVLPPGMVRFSRMELFPVTTAIGGTNGLSVSIFVLAIVVPITWFILKYTMLGRGIYALGGDRVAAERAGLNVSVIQFFIYCYVGFLAGIAGVVHASLIRTASPFDLVGTELSVIAAVVLGGARITGGHGTVLGSILGVFLVVIMNNSLIMMGVPSYWQSAVIGIIILIGTSITAFQSKRTGRISLVEIE; this is translated from the coding sequence ATGAATAAGCTCTTGGAGAAGCATGAGGTATTTGTCGCTTTTATTATTCTGGGTCTTGTAATGGTCTTTGGTGTTATCAATCCCAATTTCTTTACCCGAGCGACTTTGTACGACATGTTGCGCTCCAGTGTGGTAATGGGAATTTTTGGAATTGGGGTTTTGATGGTCCTCGTTTCAGGAGGTATTGATATTTCCTTTACCGCCATCGCCGCTTTTTGCATGTATGTGACCACTCGTTATCTCAAAGGAATTGGTTTTGAAGGTTCGGTTCTCCTTGCCTTTGCAATGTCTGGTGCTTTGGGAATTCTTCTGGGAATGATTAACGCCTTGCTCATTTCTTCTTTTAAGCTTCCAACGTTGATTGTTACACTTGGTACATCGAACATGTTTCGTGGATTCATGCTGGCTTTTATCGGAACAAAAATCATTAGTGTTTTACCACCGGGTATGGTACGTTTTTCCCGCATGGAACTTTTTCCGGTAACCACGGCAATCGGAGGAACCAACGGTTTGTCAGTGTCGATTTTTGTACTGGCGATTGTTGTCCCAATAACCTGGTTTATTCTGAAATATACCATGTTGGGGCGGGGGATTTATGCCCTTGGTGGAGATCGGGTTGCTGCTGAACGTGCTGGTCTTAATGTGAGCGTCATTCAGTTTTTTATTTACTGTTATGTGGGTTTTCTGGCTGGCATTGCTGGCGTTGTTCATGCTTCGTTAATTCGGACAGCCAGCCCCTTTGATCTGGTGGGTACAGAACTCTCGGTTATTGCTGCTGTGGTTCTCGGTGGTGCTCGCATTACCGGTGGACATGGAACGGTTCTGGGTTCTATTCTGGGAGTGTTCCTGGTGGTCATCATGAATAATAGTCTCATCATGATGGGTGTTCCGTCCTACTGGCAGAGTGCGGTCATTGGCATCATTATTCTCATCGGTACCAGTATTACTGCGTTTCAGAGTAAACGCACTGGTCGAATAAGCCTTGTAGAGATTGAATGA
- a CDS encoding ABC transporter permease codes for MVMNSLTRSQKLSNPGIKSLSARMDSNLWRLLLITIAVFLIMGLLRPHTFLTLRNFRSMSYQFPELGVLSIAMMLTMLTGGIDLSVVGTANLAGILAAKFLISMVPAGSEGPVGVAIFGAILIALGIGVLCGLFNGFLVSKAGIPPILATLGTMQLYMGIAIVITKGYAVLGYPEQFLFIGNGVLWIFPIPLILFVIVAAIFTVILNKTAFGLHVFMLGTNATAARFSGINNTLVLMRTYLISGFLAGLTGVIVIARTNSAKADYGTSYVLQAVLVSILGGVNPSGGFGTVSGLILAILSLQFLSSGFNMLRFSNFFKEFIWGFLLILVMVINYLSTSYQYRRRLERQKRMAKA; via the coding sequence ATGGTGATGAATTCACTGACTCGTTCTCAAAAGCTCTCAAATCCTGGGATAAAGTCGTTATCAGCCAGGATGGATAGTAACCTCTGGCGTTTATTGTTGATTACGATAGCGGTTTTCCTGATTATGGGTTTATTACGTCCTCATACCTTTTTAACCTTGCGTAACTTTCGCTCCATGTCGTATCAGTTTCCCGAACTCGGGGTGTTATCGATTGCCATGATGTTGACCATGTTAACCGGAGGGATTGACCTCTCAGTAGTGGGGACAGCAAACCTAGCTGGAATTCTTGCTGCGAAGTTTTTGATCAGTATGGTGCCTGCTGGAAGTGAAGGTCCAGTTGGGGTTGCCATCTTTGGGGCCATCCTGATTGCTCTGGGGATTGGCGTGCTCTGTGGTCTTTTCAATGGTTTTCTGGTATCTAAAGCGGGAATTCCTCCGATCCTCGCAACCCTCGGGACCATGCAGCTTTATATGGGTATTGCCATCGTAATCACCAAGGGATACGCAGTGTTGGGATATCCGGAACAATTCCTCTTTATCGGTAACGGAGTTTTATGGATTTTTCCAATCCCGCTTATTTTGTTCGTGATCGTGGCTGCCATCTTTACGGTGATTCTCAATAAAACCGCTTTTGGCCTTCACGTCTTTATGTTGGGAACCAACGCCACAGCGGCTCGTTTTTCTGGCATTAATAACACTCTGGTCCTGATGCGTACCTATTTAATATCCGGATTTCTAGCAGGTTTAACTGGTGTCATAGTCATTGCCCGCACGAATTCTGCTAAGGCCGATTACGGTACTTCCTATGTTTTGCAGGCGGTTCTGGTGTCCATTCTGGGGGGTGTGAACCCAAGCGGGGGCTTTGGCACGGTTTCGGGGTTGATACTGGCCATTCTCTCCTTACAGTTTCTTTCCAGTGGATTCAATATGCTCCGATTCAGCAATTTCTTTAAAGAATTCATTTGGGGTTTTTTACTTATTTTAGTTATGGTCATTAACTATCTCAGCACTTCGTACCAGTATCGTCGCCGGTTAGAAAGACAGAAAAGAATGGCCAAAGCGTAG